In Edaphobacter aggregans, the sequence AGATGGGGCGTTTGGAGCGCTGGCGTATTGGTCGGAGAGGCTGCGGCCTGCACTTACGGGGATGGAGCGGGCGGATTCGCTGGCGTTTGATCTGCATAAATGGGGATATTTGCCGTATGACGTGGGGTGCGTGCTGGTGCGGGATGCAGAGGCCTACAGGGCCGCGTTTGCTACCGGGGCGAGCTATCTGAATGCGATGGAACGGGGACCGGCGGCGGGTGGGATCAGGTTTGCGGAGCGTACGCCTGAGCTCTCGCGGGGGTTCCGGGCGCTGAAGGTGTGGATGAGTTTTAAGGCGCAAGGCGTGGACAGCATTACGGAGTTAGTGGAGCAGAACGTGGAGCAAGCGCGGTATCTGGCGGCACGTGTGGCGAGGGAGCTAGAGCTGGAGCTGGCGGCTGAGGTTCCGCTGAATCTTGTCTGCTTCCGATATCGGGGGGCCAGCGATGCGGAGAATCAGGAGATTCTGCAGCGGGTGCAGGAGCGGGGGATCTCGGTTCCGTCGAGCACAGTGCTGGAGGGACGATTTGCGATTCGAGTGGCGAATACGAACCATCGATCGCGACGCGAGGACTTCGATGCTCTGGCGGATGCGGTGATTGCGATTGGGCGTGAAGTTGTGGGCGAGCGACGATGAGGCCGCTCGCCATGAGTTGGTGCGTTTAGTAGGCTCCGGCCTGGTCGAGGGGTAGCCGGACCTGGAAACAGGTAGCTCCGGGGCGCGATTCGACTTGAATATAGCCGGAGTGCTTGGTGACGATGCGCTGGGCGGTGTCGAGGCCCAGACCCAAGCCCTTGCCTGGGGCCTTGGTGGTGTAGAAGGGCTCGAAGATACGGGACTTGAACTCGGGTGCGATGCCGGGGCCGGTGTCCCAGACCTCGACGAAGGCCATCTGACCGCTGGAGCGAGTGGTGAGCCGCAGCGTGCCCCGATCTTTCATGGCGTCGAGGGCGTTTTCGATCAGGGCAGTCCAGACCTGGTTGAGTTCGCTGCCGTAGGCGCTGACGGGGGGCAGGTCAGGGTCGAAGTTCCGCTCGATGGTCACGTTCTGGAGACGCGAGTTGAACATGGTCAGGGTGGTCTCGAGGGATTGGGCGAGATCGACGTCCTGGATGGGCGCCTGGTCCATGTAGGAGTAGTCCTTGATGGCGCGGATCAGGTCAAAGATGCGCACGGTCGAGTTGACGACGGTCTCGGCCATGCGCTCGACACGGAGGGAGCTGGCGAAGGTGGCCAGGGCGACGGGCAGGACTTCGGCGGTGGCGTGGTCGGCCAGGTCGTCCAGCTGTACCGTCGTGATGGTGGTCTCGGCGAGCGCAGGGGCGACAGCCCAGGGATTCGGGATGTTATGAGTCTCGAGCCACTGGAGCAGAGCGGTCTCGCGGTCGCTTTCGGCAAGGGGGTCGTCGGCAATATCGGCGCGGCTGGCGTAGTCGGCCATTGTGCTGCGGGTGCGGGAGATCCACGAGCGGTACTGGGAGGTCTGCGTGTCGGATAGACAAAGGTTGCCGAGGCGATATTTGAGGTCGCCGTACTGACGCAGTTCGGCGAAGAGGCTGGAGGCGGAGCGCTGGGCTGCGGAGGCGGGGTTGTTGAGCTCGTGGGCGAGGTTGCCGGCGAGCTTGCCGAGAGCTGAGAGCTTTTCGGCCTGCTGCTCCATGCGGGTGACCTCGCGGACGCGGTCGAGCAGGGTGGAGACGCAACGCTGCGTCATCGACGGGATGGCGGCGAGCAGGGCGGGGAAGTGGGACTCGTGGAGGCTGAGTGACCAGCTTGGGCCGACGGTGAAGCCGTCTCCGCCGTAGGTCTTCATGCGGGAGAAGGGAAGCTTGCCGGTCATCTGGCCAGCGCGGCCGATCCAAAGGGTGGGGCTGGCGTGGCGGCGGCGGACGTGAATCTCGCCCATGAGGATGAAGTGAAGGCGGTCGCAGGGATTGCCTTCCAGGAAGACAACGGCGCCGTCATCGCCGACGGTTTCGTCGCAATGGGTGGCGAGCCAGGCGTACTCCTCATCGGCGAGGCCGCTGAGGGGAGTGATGGTGCGCAGAGCGGCGACAATGTCCGCAATGGGTGTGGGCCGAGAGGGAGGGCCGACGAATATCTGCGGCTCTACCTCATTGAGTGGAAGAATTGCTTCGTAGCTACCTTGGGCTGCCAACTCGAACCTCCTTCTGCCGGGTGGCATCGATGGGGCTGGCGATACTCTATTTTGACAGAGGGCCTGGGTGAGAAAAGTTGCTGCGAGCATTCTCGCAGAGTTTTGTGACGAAAAGCGAGGTCACCGGATTGGATGGTTACAGGTGCCAGTTGGATAGCAGATTTCTTGCATTATGTTGCATCTGCTGATTGGGCAGAGACTTCAGGGC encodes:
- a CDS encoding ATP-binding protein, with translation MAAQGSYEAILPLNEVEPQIFVGPPSRPTPIADIVAALRTITPLSGLADEEYAWLATHCDETVGDDGAVVFLEGNPCDRLHFILMGEIHVRRRHASPTLWIGRAGQMTGKLPFSRMKTYGGDGFTVGPSWSLSLHESHFPALLAAIPSMTQRCVSTLLDRVREVTRMEQQAEKLSALGKLAGNLAHELNNPASAAQRSASSLFAELRQYGDLKYRLGNLCLSDTQTSQYRSWISRTRSTMADYASRADIADDPLAESDRETALLQWLETHNIPNPWAVAPALAETTITTVQLDDLADHATAEVLPVALATFASSLRVERMAETVVNSTVRIFDLIRAIKDYSYMDQAPIQDVDLAQSLETTLTMFNSRLQNVTIERNFDPDLPPVSAYGSELNQVWTALIENALDAMKDRGTLRLTTRSSGQMAFVEVWDTGPGIAPEFKSRIFEPFYTTKAPGKGLGLGLDTAQRIVTKHSGYIQVESRPGATCFQVRLPLDQAGAY